Proteins encoded by one window of Flavobacterium sp. N502540:
- a CDS encoding DUF4302 domain-containing protein — protein sequence MKAKFIYNYLLIPFIALLLGSCSSPEVEAKFDKNATDRLSGRQKELNDLLLSSSEGWKAVYYTDSTQLGGWTHLFKFLPQGNVDMASDFSDTGTYRSQYNIQTGSTVSLVFTTKNRIHLLSDAANSPTTALNTKGYLGDFQFYYYGQKNGDIIFKTNRNGHFLRFAKATAQDWTDLPKNVPVINGLAGDASSPLFRLLQINDGTTTKDYQFDYNAPARFATGSSLDPAVKESYNFAFSFNPTGAFSKLPLEVKGQKLSNFIFDPTSKSFTATGTGGVAATIKFTNKPLLLTDDYKILLPANANVVYGHDRSILTAASTNSALFLSLFRDIEASMPAGTTLLRVQPWFNTPNGSYVEYRFSNAANVLTRVYHFFTLSVDETKKVIILTPTPKWTSGATFASALPIPAPANLKAMDDQLMNPVGLYFKKENFTVGATNTVFTFTSASSPFRMTTWAFQ from the coding sequence ATGAAAGCAAAATTTATATATAACTATTTACTGATTCCTTTTATAGCTTTGCTATTAGGGTCATGTTCGAGCCCGGAAGTAGAGGCAAAATTTGATAAAAATGCAACGGATCGACTAAGCGGCCGTCAAAAAGAACTGAATGATTTGTTACTTTCTTCTTCTGAAGGATGGAAAGCGGTTTATTATACCGATAGTACACAACTTGGAGGTTGGACCCACTTGTTTAAATTTTTACCACAAGGAAATGTAGACATGGCATCTGACTTTAGTGATACAGGAACTTACAGAAGTCAGTACAATATACAAACAGGTAGCACTGTAAGTTTAGTCTTTACTACAAAAAATAGAATACATCTTTTGTCAGATGCCGCAAACTCACCTACAACAGCACTTAATACAAAAGGATATTTAGGAGATTTTCAGTTCTATTATTATGGACAAAAAAATGGAGATATTATTTTTAAAACCAATAGAAATGGACATTTTCTACGTTTTGCAAAAGCAACGGCTCAGGACTGGACTGATTTGCCTAAAAATGTACCAGTCATTAATGGTTTAGCTGGCGACGCATCAAGCCCACTATTTCGATTATTACAGATAAACGATGGAACGACAACTAAAGACTATCAATTTGATTATAACGCCCCAGCTCGTTTTGCGACTGGATCTTCTTTAGACCCTGCTGTTAAAGAAAGTTATAATTTTGCTTTTTCATTTAATCCGACAGGTGCTTTTTCAAAACTTCCTTTAGAAGTTAAAGGTCAAAAACTTTCCAATTTTATTTTTGACCCTACAAGCAAGAGTTTCACCGCAACCGGAACGGGTGGAGTGGCAGCAACCATTAAATTCACGAACAAGCCTCTATTGCTAACAGATGATTACAAGATACTATTACCTGCAAATGCAAATGTAGTATATGGACATGACAGGTCAATATTAACGGCTGCCTCAACAAACTCAGCATTATTCCTTTCATTATTCAGAGATATTGAAGCTTCTATGCCGGCTGGTACAACATTACTAAGAGTACAGCCTTGGTTTAACACTCCTAACGGAAGCTATGTTGAATACAGATTTTCAAACGCAGCAAATGTATTAACAAGAGTATACCATTTCTTTACATTATCAGTAGATGAAACAAAAAAAGTTATCATCTTAACGCCTACACCTAAATGGACTTCCGGAGCTACTTTTGCCAGTGCACTTCCTATTCCTGCGCCTGCAAACTTAAAGGCTATGGATGATCAGCTCATGAATCCGGTAGGTTTATACTTTAAGAAAGAAAATTTTACAGTAGGCGCTACTAATACCGTATTTACTTTTACGTCCGCTTCAAGTCCATTTAGAATGACAACCTGGGCTTTCCAATAA
- a CDS encoding RagB/SusD family nutrient uptake outer membrane protein, translated as MKNIKILLSLLVLTGITSCDDYLSEVPDNRTQIDTPEKVSELLVSAYPNKTYMVLAEAMSDNVFDSELLSRTNLYNEQSYNWEMHTQIGFDSQSEFWVASYQAIAAANQALEAIEKLGSPASLNPQKGEALIARAYNHFMLVSLWSNRYNPATATTDLGVPYIKSPESELLVQYKRNSVKEVFDFIEQDIVEGLKYVTNNYKEPKYHFTVDASKAFATRFYLIKGDWDKVLEYSESLGSKPTKIRDWPTYTGTAFAQRDVQYSSADRETNLLISYPNSLANRAVGYRFCLAANRSNEILGNSTNMWNKANLTFTSGQYDGGTVVYFPKVYEYFKITNLTSGIGTPYAATVLFSNDDVYLNRIEALVMKNKMAEANTELGYFLGTRTSGYNAATDLLNEGVVTAKYPVIPNEFTPFYTLTPVQTSYIKAIAEARRREFMQEGHRWFDIKRFNLVVTHNTLAFGKIERNNILEKDDKRRALQIPLRASDNGIEKNP; from the coding sequence ATGAAAAATATAAAAATACTATTGTCTTTACTAGTATTAACCGGTATTACAAGTTGTGATGATTATCTTTCAGAAGTACCGGATAACAGAACTCAAATAGATACTCCTGAAAAAGTTTCGGAATTATTAGTTTCGGCTTACCCTAATAAAACGTATATGGTTCTTGCAGAAGCAATGTCTGACAATGTTTTTGACAGTGAGTTACTATCGCGCACTAATTTATATAACGAACAAAGTTACAACTGGGAAATGCACACTCAGATTGGATTTGATTCCCAGTCAGAATTCTGGGTTGCATCTTACCAAGCAATTGCAGCAGCAAACCAGGCACTGGAAGCCATTGAAAAGCTCGGGAGTCCGGCTAGTCTAAATCCTCAAAAAGGAGAAGCTTTAATAGCCAGAGCCTACAATCACTTTATGCTGGTTTCTCTATGGTCAAACCGTTACAATCCAGCCACCGCTACAACAGACTTAGGGGTTCCGTACATTAAATCTCCCGAAAGTGAATTACTGGTTCAGTACAAACGTAATAGCGTAAAAGAAGTTTTTGATTTTATTGAGCAGGATATTGTAGAGGGTCTAAAATATGTAACCAATAATTATAAAGAACCAAAATATCATTTTACCGTGGATGCGAGTAAAGCGTTTGCTACTCGTTTTTATTTGATAAAAGGAGATTGGGATAAAGTACTGGAGTATTCTGAAAGTTTAGGTTCTAAACCAACAAAAATTAGAGACTGGCCAACATATACTGGTACGGCTTTTGCCCAAAGAGACGTTCAATATTCAAGTGCAGATCGGGAAACCAACTTATTAATTAGTTATCCAAATTCACTTGCAAATAGGGCTGTTGGGTATAGATTTTGTCTTGCTGCAAACAGATCTAATGAAATTCTTGGCAACAGTACAAATATGTGGAATAAAGCCAATCTAACATTTACTAGTGGTCAATATGACGGAGGTACAGTTGTTTATTTTCCAAAAGTTTATGAATATTTCAAAATCACAAATCTAACATCTGGTATAGGGACACCTTATGCGGCTACTGTTTTGTTCAGCAATGATGATGTGTATCTGAATAGAATTGAAGCATTAGTAATGAAAAACAAAATGGCTGAAGCCAATACAGAGTTGGGTTACTTTTTAGGTACCAGAACTAGCGGCTATAATGCAGCGACAGATTTATTAAATGAAGGAGTCGTTACAGCTAAATATCCCGTTATTCCAAATGAATTTACCCCTTTTTACACCTTAACCCCTGTGCAAACTTCTTATATAAAAGCAATTGCTGAAGCACGTAGGAGAGAATTTATGCAAGAAGGGCACAGGTGGTTTGATATTAAACGTTTTAATCTTGTAGTAACGCATAATACACTTGCATTTGGAAAAATAGAAAGGAATAATATTCTAGAAAAAGATGATAAACGCAGAGCCTTACAAATACCACTTAGAGCGTCAGATAATGGTATTGAAAAAAATCCTTGA
- the fabG gene encoding 3-oxoacyl-[acyl-carrier-protein] reductase — protein sequence MKLLEGKVAIITGASRGIGRGIAEVFAKHGANVAFTYSSSVASAEALEAELNGLGIKAKGYQSNAADFNEAQTFVDAVLADFGTVDILINNAGITKDNLLMRMSEADFDQVIDVNLKSVFNMTKAIQKTFLKQRSGSIINISSVVGVSGNAGQTNYAASKAGAIGFTKSVALELGSRNIRCNAIAPGFIETEMTAKLNEDVVKGWREGIPLKRGGSAEDVANACLFLASDLSAYVTGQVLNVCGGMLT from the coding sequence ATGAAATTACTAGAAGGAAAAGTTGCCATTATTACAGGCGCTAGTCGTGGAATTGGAAGAGGAATTGCTGAAGTTTTTGCTAAACATGGCGCAAACGTTGCTTTTACATACAGCTCATCTGTAGCTTCTGCAGAAGCTTTAGAAGCTGAATTGAACGGTTTAGGAATTAAAGCAAAAGGATACCAATCAAATGCTGCCGATTTTAATGAAGCACAAACTTTTGTTGATGCAGTTTTAGCTGATTTCGGAACCGTAGATATCTTAATTAACAATGCCGGAATTACAAAAGACAACCTGTTGATGCGTATGTCTGAAGCAGATTTTGATCAGGTTATTGATGTAAACCTGAAATCTGTCTTTAATATGACAAAAGCAATTCAAAAAACCTTTTTGAAACAACGTTCAGGATCTATCATAAATATCAGTTCAGTAGTAGGAGTTTCAGGAAATGCCGGACAAACTAACTATGCAGCTTCAAAAGCTGGTGCAATTGGTTTCACTAAATCTGTAGCATTAGAGTTAGGTTCCCGTAACATTCGTTGTAATGCAATCGCGCCTGGTTTTATTGAAACGGAAATGACTGCAAAATTAAACGAAGATGTAGTAAAAGGATGGAGAGAAGGAATTCCGTTAAAAAGAGGAGGAAGCGCAGAAGATGTTGCTAACGCTTGTCTTTTCTTAGCTTCAGACTTAAGTGCGTATGTTACCGGACAAGTACTTAATGTTTGCGGAGGAATGCTTACCTAA
- a CDS encoding LysR family transcriptional regulator: protein MDFRLKVFYTVALRLNFTKAATELYISQPAVSKHIQELEEAYKTKLFERNGSKIALTPAGEILLKHTKNIFEIYREIDFEMSSFINDRQGLLRLGASTTISQYIISPVLARFHQKQKDIKVNLLNGNTEQIENALIHKEIEIGIVEGQSKNQSIKYTPFLKDELVLVCNTKNPLIKKNEISLEDLKSMKFITRERGSGTLEVIEYSLKQVGVKISDLQIEMQLGSTESIKSYLLNSDCLAFMSIHAVDKELKNNELMVLDIANLSVERYFYIITLLGKPNALTELFIQNLSSYYNLEL from the coding sequence ATGGATTTCAGGCTAAAAGTATTCTACACCGTTGCACTCCGCCTTAACTTTACTAAAGCGGCAACTGAATTATATATTTCACAGCCAGCGGTTTCCAAACACATTCAGGAACTTGAAGAAGCTTATAAAACCAAGCTTTTCGAACGAAACGGTTCTAAAATTGCTTTAACTCCCGCAGGAGAAATTCTACTGAAACACACCAAAAACATCTTTGAAATCTATCGCGAAATAGACTTCGAAATGAGCAGTTTTATTAACGATCGTCAAGGATTACTGAGGCTGGGAGCGAGTACAACGATTTCTCAGTATATCATTTCACCGGTATTAGCACGTTTTCATCAAAAACAAAAAGACATTAAAGTCAATTTGCTCAACGGAAATACAGAACAAATTGAGAATGCCTTAATCCATAAAGAAATCGAAATTGGAATTGTCGAAGGACAATCCAAAAACCAATCGATTAAATACACTCCGTTTTTAAAAGATGAACTCGTACTGGTGTGCAATACCAAGAATCCGCTGATCAAAAAGAATGAAATTTCATTAGAAGATTTAAAATCGATGAAATTCATCACCCGTGAACGTGGATCAGGAACACTTGAAGTTATAGAATACTCTCTGAAACAAGTTGGGGTAAAAATAAGTGATCTACAAATCGAAATGCAGTTAGGAAGTACCGAAAGCATTAAATCATATCTTCTAAACTCTGATTGTCTGGCTTTTATGTCCATACATGCAGTAGATAAAGAACTTAAAAACAACGAATTAATGGTGCTCGATATCGCAAACTTATCTGTTGAACGCTACTTCTACATCATTACTTTACTGGGTAAACCAAATGCATTAACCGAGCTTTTTATCCAAAATTTGTCTTCCTATTATAACTTAGAGTTATAG
- a CDS encoding SusC/RagA family TonB-linked outer membrane protein, giving the protein MKKPVVKQRLLHRIMKITLFQFVLALVFSSVAMANDVNGQKKLDTKVTINITNLTLDNTLSKLQKSANVKFSYNSRLPQLNQKVSIDANDETLSSILNRILLPFNITYTEVSNQIILQKNSSSVPFTNVEAGNSLFELLTAAGPIIKGTVTDVSGTPLPGATVLAKGTKIAVLTDFDGKFSIEMPSNSTALVISYVGMETKEIGIGNTTPTIVLNEAGQNLKEVVVTTGYEKTSKRTFTGAISKISGSELKVDGVVDVSRMIEGKAAGVTVQNVTGSFGTTPKITVRGSSSIFGDTKPLWVIDGVVQEDIINVSFADLASGDSSTLLSSAIAGLNANDIQSIEILKDASATSIYGSRSLNGVVVVTTKQGRRDSPLKVSYSLENTVRTVPSYTQYDILNSQESMSIFQEMRGKGYLDQSSSLTARFSGVYGTLAREINRYDQTNGQYGVKNEQPFINEFLRKYELGNTDWFKTLFRPSITQNHSLSFSGGGKNNTFYGSLGYYTDPGWSIADNVKQLSSNLKGTFYINDRLNITLSTLASIRDQGAPGSYESKDDVVFGKVSRDFDINPFNYVLSTSRTLRPYDENGNYEYYQNNWAPMNIIKELQNNTLGIKVNDIRFQADIDYKINKNLTYNFTGSARYANTSREHRIYEDSNVVGAYNAGITVNPNALIQSANVFLYQNPNDLTALKTSVLPNGGFLRKFTDNLTSYNVRNSITYRNTLNDKHEIEGFFGTEFRSVDRNNDNFTAAGIQFQKGLTPFIEPKLIEKLVNEGSSYYDFGAERERTVGFFGKVGYTYDRRYTGSITGRYDGSNRQGNTGSSRWLPTYTLSGKWNIKEEKFMKNVESVNTLALRASYGLTATAGPATNSLAIYRSFITDRFNTADRENAIRIANLQNKDLTWEKQFETNIGVDLGMFRNRVQFTADVYSRKAFDLIDFVITSGVGGESVKQGNNADMHTKGLEVGFTTQNIVSKDFKWSTTLNFSVYDQKITKLANKPSVFNLIAANGGNTVGHPRNSLYSYQFTGLNNQGLPTFKLQDGAEDNITKANFQDTNDVTKYLKYEGSVEPNKSIGLANTFSYKSWSLYVFIVGSGGNKIRLNPVYNNEYTDLTVFTKEFANRWINPGDEQYTNVPVIADKLLNRNYGANNLQIAYNTYNFSDVRIASGDFVRLKNISLGWEFPSDFKKKLGLSSFSLKGSAVNPWLIYSDKKLNGQDPEFRNSGGVAFPITAQYTFAINLSF; this is encoded by the coding sequence ATGAAAAAACCAGTTGTTAAACAACGATTACTCCATCGAATCATGAAAATAACACTATTTCAGTTTGTTCTGGCACTTGTGTTTTCAAGTGTCGCTATGGCAAATGATGTAAATGGACAAAAGAAATTAGATACTAAAGTTACAATTAATATAACCAATTTAACTTTAGACAACACCTTGTCTAAACTACAAAAGTCTGCAAACGTAAAATTTTCTTACAATTCAAGATTACCACAATTGAATCAAAAAGTTAGCATAGATGCTAACGATGAAACTTTGTCAAGTATTTTGAATCGAATTTTATTGCCATTTAATATTACTTATACTGAGGTTAGCAATCAGATAATCTTGCAGAAAAACAGCTCATCAGTTCCTTTTACGAATGTTGAAGCAGGCAATTCACTTTTTGAACTTTTAACTGCAGCCGGTCCAATTATTAAAGGCACTGTTACTGATGTCAGTGGTACTCCGTTACCGGGAGCGACTGTATTAGCCAAAGGGACTAAAATTGCTGTATTAACAGATTTTGATGGTAAGTTTTCGATTGAAATGCCATCAAACAGTACTGCTCTGGTTATTTCTTATGTTGGCATGGAGACAAAAGAGATTGGAATCGGAAATACGACACCAACAATTGTCTTAAATGAGGCAGGGCAAAATCTAAAAGAAGTTGTCGTTACTACAGGTTATGAAAAAACATCCAAAAGAACTTTTACAGGGGCAATCAGTAAAATTTCCGGCAGTGAATTGAAAGTCGATGGTGTTGTAGATGTGAGCAGAATGATTGAAGGTAAGGCTGCCGGTGTTACTGTACAAAACGTTACGGGATCTTTTGGTACGACACCTAAAATTACGGTTCGTGGATCTTCTTCTATTTTTGGAGACACAAAACCATTATGGGTTATTGACGGAGTGGTACAAGAAGATATTATCAACGTTTCATTTGCAGATTTAGCGTCGGGTGACTCGTCTACTTTATTGAGTTCTGCCATTGCTGGATTAAACGCTAATGACATTCAAAGTATTGAAATTCTGAAAGATGCGTCTGCAACTTCAATCTATGGTTCAAGATCGTTGAATGGAGTAGTAGTGGTAACGACCAAACAAGGCCGCAGAGATTCACCTTTAAAAGTGTCTTATTCTCTTGAAAATACAGTTAGAACTGTCCCAAGTTATACACAATATGATATTCTGAATTCTCAGGAATCAATGAGTATTTTTCAGGAAATGAGAGGCAAAGGTTATCTGGACCAAAGCTCATCATTAACTGCAAGATTTAGTGGTGTTTATGGTACTCTGGCCAGAGAAATAAATCGTTACGATCAAACTAATGGACAGTATGGAGTTAAAAATGAGCAGCCCTTCATTAATGAATTTTTGCGAAAATACGAATTAGGAAATACAGACTGGTTTAAGACCTTATTTAGACCATCTATTACACAAAACCATTCATTAAGCTTCTCTGGAGGTGGAAAAAACAACACATTTTATGGCTCTTTAGGATACTATACAGATCCGGGATGGTCTATTGCTGATAATGTCAAGCAACTATCATCAAACCTAAAAGGAACGTTTTATATTAACGACAGATTAAATATTACCCTATCAACTCTTGCTTCTATCCGTGATCAGGGAGCCCCTGGTTCGTATGAAAGTAAAGATGATGTGGTTTTCGGAAAAGTTAGCAGAGATTTTGATATTAACCCGTTTAATTATGTTTTAAGCACAAGCAGAACACTTAGGCCTTATGATGAAAACGGTAATTATGAATATTATCAAAACAACTGGGCCCCAATGAATATCATTAAAGAATTACAAAATAATACGCTTGGTATTAAAGTAAATGATATTCGTTTTCAGGCAGACATAGATTACAAAATAAACAAAAATTTAACCTACAACTTTACCGGTTCGGCACGTTATGCCAACACATCACGAGAGCACAGAATCTATGAAGACTCAAATGTTGTTGGAGCTTATAATGCCGGTATAACTGTAAATCCGAATGCTTTGATTCAAAGTGCTAACGTATTTTTGTATCAGAATCCAAATGATTTAACGGCACTAAAAACTTCGGTTTTACCCAATGGTGGTTTTTTGCGTAAGTTTACTGATAACTTAACTTCTTACAATGTTAGAAATAGCATTACCTACAGAAATACGTTAAATGACAAACATGAAATTGAAGGTTTCTTTGGAACTGAGTTCAGATCAGTAGATAGAAATAATGACAATTTTACAGCGGCTGGAATTCAATTTCAAAAAGGACTTACCCCTTTTATCGAGCCAAAATTGATTGAGAAATTGGTAAATGAAGGAAGCTCTTATTATGATTTTGGTGCTGAAAGAGAACGTACCGTAGGTTTCTTTGGAAAAGTGGGTTATACCTACGACCGTCGTTATACCGGATCGATTACAGGTCGTTATGATGGTTCAAACAGACAAGGTAATACAGGTTCTTCAAGATGGCTGCCTACCTACACTTTGAGTGGTAAATGGAACATTAAAGAAGAAAAATTCATGAAAAATGTAGAGTCCGTTAACACATTAGCACTTAGAGCTTCTTATGGTTTAACCGCCACTGCAGGACCTGCAACAAATTCTTTAGCCATTTATAGAAGCTTTATCACAGATCGTTTCAATACAGCGGACAGAGAAAATGCAATTCGTATCGCTAATTTGCAAAACAAAGATTTGACTTGGGAGAAACAATTTGAAACTAATATTGGTGTAGATCTTGGAATGTTTAGAAATAGAGTGCAGTTCACAGCAGATGTTTACAGCCGTAAAGCATTTGATCTTATCGATTTTGTAATTACATCAGGTGTTGGTGGAGAAAGTGTAAAACAAGGAAACAATGCCGATATGCATACAAAAGGTCTTGAAGTTGGCTTTACCACTCAAAACATTGTATCTAAAGATTTTAAATGGTCTACGACATTAAACTTCTCTGTTTACGATCAAAAAATTACAAAACTAGCCAATAAGCCTTCAGTATTTAATTTAATTGCTGCAAATGGGGGTAATACCGTAGGACACCCTAGAAACTCATTGTATTCTTATCAATTTACGGGGCTAAATAATCAAGGTTTACCAACCTTTAAATTACAGGACGGAGCCGAAGATAATATCACGAAAGCTAACTTTCAGGACACGAATGATGTCACTAAGTATTTAAAATACGAAGGATCAGTAGAACCAAATAAATCGATCGGTTTAGCCAATACCTTTAGTTATAAAAGCTGGTCCTTATATGTTTTTATAGTAGGATCGGGAGGAAACAAAATAAGACTGAACCCTGTGTACAACAATGAATATACTGATTTGACTGTTTTTACTAAAGAGTTTGCTAACAGATGGATTAATCCTGGTGACGAACAATATACAAATGTACCGGTTATTGCAGATAAATTGTTGAACAGAAATTATGGAGCAAATAATTTACAGATAGCCTATAACACTTATAATTTCTCTGATGTCAGAATTGCAAGTGGCGACTTCGTACGATTAAAAAATATATCATTGGGATGGGAATTTCCTAGCGATTTTAAGAAAAAGTTAGGTCTAAGCAGTTTTAGTTTAAAAGGTTCGGCAGTTAATCCATGGTTGATTTATTCAGACAAAAAATTAAACGGACAAGATCCTGAATTCCGTAACTCTGGTGGGGTTGCCTTCCCAATTACAGCGCAATATACTTTTGCAATTAATCTTTCATTTTAA
- a CDS encoding putative zinc-binding metallopeptidase, with translation MKVFKTYKTVLIAGVLLLASCAHENQPKESQFDYSIPVKTDLDKWIGINFLTPYNINVYYLWNQNLVDNNRYLYPPDVTKVQPAMEVVKKIWIDSYSTLGGVDFVKKLAPREFVLVGGKNLNTNGTRTLGLAEAGQKITLFEVDNLNKKNRADVTEFIHTIQHEYVHILNQTKPFDQQAWYKLTPGGYTTSWYTEATATSRNLGFITSYARLNIIEDFAETASTILTSSKAEYDAILAGASDAGRASIKAKEAIVVNYYKSAFNIDFYALRDEAQKNTDAIINN, from the coding sequence ATGAAAGTATTCAAAACATATAAAACGGTACTAATTGCGGGAGTTTTGCTTCTTGCTTCCTGTGCACATGAAAATCAGCCAAAAGAAAGTCAGTTTGATTATTCAATTCCTGTAAAAACAGATTTAGATAAATGGATTGGTATTAATTTTTTAACGCCATATAATATTAATGTATATTATTTGTGGAATCAAAATTTAGTAGACAACAATAGATATTTATACCCGCCTGATGTCACTAAAGTTCAGCCGGCGATGGAGGTGGTAAAAAAAATCTGGATCGATAGTTATTCTACTCTTGGAGGAGTTGATTTTGTTAAAAAACTTGCCCCAAGAGAATTTGTACTTGTTGGAGGTAAAAATTTAAATACAAATGGGACAAGGACATTAGGACTTGCAGAAGCGGGGCAAAAGATAACGCTCTTTGAGGTAGACAATCTCAATAAAAAAAACAGAGCAGATGTAACAGAATTTATTCATACCATTCAGCACGAGTATGTACACATTCTAAATCAAACAAAACCTTTTGATCAGCAGGCGTGGTATAAGTTAACCCCAGGCGGATACACAACATCGTGGTATACAGAAGCCACTGCTACTTCAAGAAACTTAGGATTCATCACAAGTTATGCACGCTTGAATATTATCGAAGATTTTGCCGAAACAGCTTCAACCATTTTAACAAGTTCAAAAGCAGAGTACGATGCTATATTAGCAGGAGCAAGTGATGCCGGTAGAGCGAGTATTAAAGCCAAAGAAGCAATTGTGGTGAATTATTATAAAAGTGCTTTTAACATCGATTTTTATGCTCTAAGGGATGAGGCACAAAAAAACACAGATGCCATAATAAACAATTAA